From the Trifolium pratense cultivar HEN17-A07 linkage group LG4, ARS_RC_1.1, whole genome shotgun sequence genome, the window AATAACCAATTGTGGTTAGGTCTATCGAAAGGACTAGTTCCTACGAAATGACAAACCACGGTTTGAATCCTTAGTGAAAGATAGTATCCAAACAATCCTCAAGCATAATATTCTCTAATGGTTTTACCTAAAATGACCTAAGACAATACCAATAAAAACACACCAAATCAAATAGGAAAAAGAAGCAAAACAATTGAACACATACCACTTAATAAGAGATCCAAAAAGAAAATGCTGCATAATGGGAACCTTCTCCAAGACTTCAGCTTTATACATCTTAAGCAAACCACTATTAACCTTCTTCCAATTAGGCACACCACTAATATCATCCAACATAGGTGAATGTTCAGCAAAATGACCCTTCTTCACCTTCATAACAAAACAAATGCAACCAAGGTAAAGATACTCATTAGAGAAATTATCCAATATATCCCTATTATGAATCGATTTCGGCTTCATATACTTATGATCAATCAATTGCGAAGACCCAAATATAAACGGCAAAAAATGATAATCATCAAGCCCCCAAACACCATGTGAACCAGCAGGTTCCAAACAATAAACCAACTGCAACTTTCTCATCAAATCAAGATACTTCACAAACACTCTACTAACTACAGCCTGATAATCCTCTTCTCCAATCACCCCTAATCTCGCCAAACAATACAACCAAGCCGCGAAATTTGTCTCGTGCCCTGTTCCATAATCAATTCGGCTCGAGTTACCAAAGCTATCAGAGAAATAAGGAACAATTTCGACAGTTGCATCCCTTAGATTCTCCGGTAGGAACCGAAACATGAGGGATTCACCAGAATTTACAAGGCGTTCATGCCAGGTTCGATAAGCGATGTTTCCATAACGTGCAGCTTGTTGTGCAGGTGGAATTTCATCGATCCATTGAGTTAGGGTTTCGAGGATTGAAACAATAGTGTTAGTTGTTTCAGATTGGTGACAAGGATCAGAAATTTTGCGACAACGGAATGATTCAGAGAGTGCAACGATGAATCCGACGAAGTTTTTAC encodes:
- the LOC123923175 gene encoding serine/threonine-protein phosphatase 2A activator, with amino-acid sequence MEEESHHQHHHHEHQNSPQSQSPPTTGTCCKCGGPTTFAPPPVSPSFSEISPPPTYRPIRAPAIPPDPNSQRAIMLAPVPQAQHVPIASPPFHFQIPIKRIQTPDDIRRFHDSDSGKNFVGFIVALSESFRCRKISDPCHQSETTNTIVSILETLTQWIDEIPPAQQAARYGNIAYRTWHERLVNSGESLMFRFLPENLRDATVEIVPYFSDSFGNSSRIDYGTGHETNFAAWLYCLARLGVIGEEDYQAVVSRVFVKYLDLMRKLQLVYCLEPAGSHGVWGLDDYHFLPFIFGSSQLIDHKYMKPKSIHNRDILDNFSNEYLYLGCICFVMKVKKGHFAEHSPMLDDISGVPNWKKVNSGLLKMYKAEVLEKVPIMQHFLFGSLIKWE